Proteins from a genomic interval of Callospermophilus lateralis isolate mCalLat2 chromosome 1, mCalLat2.hap1, whole genome shotgun sequence:
- the Ulk1 gene encoding serine/threonine-protein kinase ULK1 isoform X2 translates to MEPGRGGTETVGRFEFSRKDLIGHGAFAVVFKGRHREKHDLEVAVKCINKKNLAKSQTLLGKEIKILKELKHENIVALYDFQEMANSVYLVMEYCNGGDLADYLHTMRTLSEDTIRLFLQQIAGAMRLLHSKGIIHRDLKPQNILLSNPGGRRANPNHIRVKIADFGFARYLQSNMMAATLCGSPMYMAPEVIMSQHYDGKADLWSIGTIVYQCLTGKAPFQASSPQDLRLFYEKNKTLVPVIPRETSAPLRQLLLALLQRNHKDRMDFEEFFRHPFLDASASIKKSPPVPVPSYPSSGSGSSSSSSSTSHLASPPSLGEMPHMQKTLTSPADTAGFLHGSRDSAGSSKDSCDTDDFVMVPAQFPGDLVAEVACAKPPPDSLLCSGSSLVASAGLESHGRTPSPSPSPTCSSSPSPSGRAGPFSSSRCGASVPIPVPTQVHNYQRIEQNLHSPALPQTPRSSAIRRSGSTSPLGFARASPSPPSQPDGAVLARKLSLGGGRPYMPSPQVGTIPERPGWSKAPSPQGAEMRAGRSPRPGSSVPEHSPRAPGLGCRLHSAPNLSDLHVVRPKLPKPPTDPLGAAFSPPQASPPQTVPVPQPCRSLRGSPKLPDFLQRNPLPPILGSPTKALPSFDFPKAPSSQNLLALLARQGVVMTPPRNRTLPDLSEVGPFQGQQLGSGLRPAEDNRGPFGRSFSTSRLTDLLLKAAFGTQASDSGSTDSLQEKPMEIAPSAGFGGNLHPGARAGGASSPSPVVFTVGSPPSGTTPPQGPRTRMFSVGSAGSSARHLLPGACSEPVPELPIPGHCCSFADPLSVNLDGAVTFEAPDLPEETLMEEHTEILHSLRFTLAFVQLVLEIAALKGSASEGAGGPECQLQESMVADQISLLSREWGFAEQLVLYLKVAELLSSGLQTAIDQIRAGKLCLSSTVKQVVRRLNELYKASVVSCQGLSLRLQRFFLDKQRLLDGIHGVTAERLILSHAVQMVQSAALDEMFQHREGCVPRYHKALLLLEGLQRMLTDQADIESVAKCKLCIERRLSALLTGICA, encoded by the exons ATGGAGCCCGGCCGCGGCGGCACCGAGACCGTGGGCAGGTTCGAGTTCTCCCGCAAGGACCTGATCGGCCATGGCGCCTTCGCGGTGGTCTTCAAGGGCCGCCACCGCGAG AAGCACGATCTGGAGGTCGCAGTCAAGTGCATTAACAAGAAGAATCTGGCCAAGTCCCAGACACTGCTggggaaggaaataaaaatactCAAG GAACTGAAGCACGAGAACATTGTGGCCTTGTACGACTTCCAG GAGATGGCCAATTCCGTCTACCTGGTCATGGAG TACTGTAATGGTGGGGACCTGGCTGACTACCTGCACA CCATGCGGACCCTGAGCGAAGACACCATCAGGCTCTTCCTGCAGCAGATTGCAGGTGCCATGCGGCTGCTGCACAGCAAGGGCATCATCCACCGTGACCTCAAGCCCCAGAACATCCTGCTGTCCAACCCTGGAGGGCGCCGTGCAAACCCCAATCACATCCGCGTCAAGATCG CTGACTTTGGGTTCGCCCGGTACCTCCAAAGCAACATGATGGCAGCCACGCTCTGCGGCTCTCCCATGTACATG GCCCCTGAAGTCATCATGTCCCAGCACTATGATGGGAAGGCAGACCTGTGGAGCATCGGCACCATTGTGTACCAGTGCCTGACGGGCAAGGCTCCGTTCCAG GCCAGCAGCCCTCAGGACCTGCGCCTGTTCTACGAGAAGAATAAGACTCTTGTGCCCGT CATCCCCCGGGAGACGTCGGCACCCCTGCGGCAGCTGCTCCTGGCTCTGCTGCAGCGCAACCACAAAGACCGCATGGACTTCG AGGAATTTTTTCGTCACCCTTTCTTGGACGCCAGTGCCTCCATTAAGAAGT CCCCGCCGGTGCCTGTGCCCTCGTACCCGAGCTCAGGGTCTGGCAGCAGCTCCAGCAGTAGCTCCACTTCTCATCTTGCCTCCCCTCCG TCCCTAGGAGAGATGCCCCACATGCAGAAGACGCTCACCTCCCCAGCGGACACGGCCGGCTTCCTGCACGGCTCCCGGgactctgctggcagcagcaaggACTCCTGTGACACAGATGACTTCGTCATGGTCCCAGCCCAGTTTCCAG GGGACCTGGTGGCTGAGGTGGCCTGTGCCAAGCCCCCGCCGGACAGTCTGCTGTGTAGTGG GAGCTCCCTGGTGGCCTCTGCTGGCCTGGAGAGCCATGGCCGGACcccatctccctctccctctcccacctgcagcagctcccccAGCCCCTCTGG CCGGGCTGGCCCGTTCTCTAGCAGTCGGTGTGGAGCCTCGGTGCCCATCCCGGTCCCCACCCAGGTGCACAACTACCAGCGCATTGAACAGAATCTGCACTCTCCAGCTCTGCCCCAGACGCCCCG GTCCTCTGCCATCCGCAGGTCGGGCAGCACCAGCCCCCTGGGTTTTGCCCGAGCTAGCCCATCTCCTCCATCCCAACCTGATGGAGCTGTCCTGGCCAGGAAGCTGTCCCTGGGTGGAGGCCGGCCCTACATGCCATCTCCTCAAG TTGGAACCATTCCTGAGCGGCCGGGCTGGAGCAAGGCACCTTCCCCACAGGGAGCCGAGATGCGGGCTGGAAGGTCCCCGCGTCCAG GCTCCTCCGTGCCCGAACACTCCCCTCGGGCCCCGGGTCTTGGCTGCCGTCTGCACAGCGCCCCCAACCTGTCCGACTTGCACGTTGTTCGGCCCAAGCTCCCTAAGCCCCCAACGGACCCCCTGGGAGCAGCTTTCAGCCCACCACAGGCCAGCCCTCCCCAGACAGTTCCTGTGCCACAGCCCTGCCGGTCCCTGCGTGGCTCGCCCAAGCTGCCTGACTTCCTGCAGCGCAACCCCCTGCCTCCCATCCTGGGCTCTCCCACCAAG GCCCTGCCCTCCTTCGACTTCCCTAAGGCCCCCAGCTCCCAGAACCTGCTGGCTCTCCTGGCCCGGCAGGGCGTGGTGATGACCCCCCCACGGAATCGGACGCTGCCCGATCTCTCAGAGGTGGGGCCCTTTCAGGGGCAGCAGCTGGGCTCTGGCCTGCGGCCTGCCGAGGACAACAGGGGCCCCTTTGGCCG GTCCTTCAGCACCAGCCGCCTCACCGACCTGCTGCTCAAGGCTGCGTTTGGGACCCAGGCCTCTGACTCTGGCAGCACAGACAGCCTGCAGGAGAAGCCCATGGAGATTG CACCCTCTGCTGGCTTCGGAGGGAACCTGCACCCAGGAGCCCGGGCTGGGGGAGCCAGCAGCCCCTCTCCAGTGGTCTTCACTGTGGGTTCTCCCCCCAGTGGGACCACACCGCCCCAGGGACCCCGCACCAGGATGTTCTCAG TGGGCTCTGCTGGCTCCTCTGCCCGTCACCTGCTGCCCGGGGCCTGCAGTGAGCCTGTCCCTGAGCTCCCTATCCCAGGCCATTGCTGCAGCTTTGCTGACCCCCTCTCTGTCAACCTGGACGGGGCTGTGACCTTTGAGGCCCCTGATCTCCCAGAGGAGACGCTCATGGAG GAGCACACGGAGATCCTGCACAGCCTGCGCTTCACACTTGCCTTCGTCCAGCTTGTCCTGGAGATCGCTGCCCTCAAAGGCAGTGCCAGCGAGGGGGCCGGGGGCCCTGAGTGCCAGCTTCAGGAGAGCATGGTGGCCGACCAGATCAGCCTGCTGAGCCGCGAGTGGGG CTTCGCAGAGCAGCTGGTGCTGTACTTGAAGGTGGCTGAGCTCCTGTCCTCGGGCCTGCAGACCGCCATTGACCAGATCCGGGCTGGCAAGCTCTGCCTCTCATCTACCGTGAAGCAGG TGGTCCGCAGGCTCAACGAGCTGTACAAGGCCAGCGTTGTGTCCTGTCAGGGCCTGAGCCTGCGACTGCAGCGCTTCTTCCTGGACAAGCAGCGGCTGCTGGACGGCATCCATGGTGTCACCGCTGAGAGGCTCATCCTCAGTCACGCTGTGCAGATG GTGCAGTCGGCCGCCCTGGATGAGATGTTCCAGCACCGGGAGGGCTGTGTGCCGCGCTACCACAAGGCATTGCTGCTGCTGGAGGGGCTGCAGCGCATGCTCACGGACCAGGCAGACATTGAGAGCGTGGCCAAGT GCAAGCTGTGCATCGAGAGAAGGCTCTCGGCCTTGTTAACTGGCATCTGCGCCTGA
- the Ulk1 gene encoding serine/threonine-protein kinase ULK1 isoform X1: MEPGRGGTETVGRFEFSRKDLIGHGAFAVVFKGRHREKHDLEVAVKCINKKNLAKSQTLLGKEIKILKELKHENIVALYDFQEMANSVYLVMEYCNGGDLADYLHTMRTLSEDTIRLFLQQIAGAMRLLHSKGIIHRDLKPQNILLSNPGGRRANPNHIRVKIADFGFARYLQSNMMAATLCGSPMYMAPEVIMSQHYDGKADLWSIGTIVYQCLTGKAPFQASSPQDLRLFYEKNKTLVPVIPRETSAPLRQLLLALLQRNHKDRMDFEEFFRHPFLDASASIKKSPPVPVPSYPSSGSGSSSSSSSTSHLASPPSLGEMPHMQKTLTSPADTAGFLHGSRDSAGSSKDSCDTDDFVMVPAQFPGDLVAEVACAKPPPDSLLCSGSSLVASAGLESHGRTPSPSPSPTCSSSPSPSGRAGPFSSSRCGASVPIPVPTQVHNYQRIEQNLHSPALPQTPRSSAIRRSGSTSPLGFARASPSPPSQPDGAVLARKLSLGGGRPYMPSPQVGTIPERPGWSKAPSPQGAEMRAGRSPRPGSSVPEHSPRAPGLGCRLHSAPNLSDLHVVRPKLPKPPTDPLGAAFSPPQASPPQTVPVPQPCRSLRGSPKLPDFLQRNPLPPILGSPTKALPSFDFPKAPSSQNLLALLARQGVVMTPPRNRTLPDLSEVGPFQGQQLGSGLRPAEDNRGPFGRSFSTSRLTDLLLKAAFGTQASDSGSTDSLQEKPMEIAPSAGFGGNLHPGARAGGASSPSPVVFTVGSPPSGTTPPQGPRTRMFSVGSAGSSARHLLPGACSEPVPELPIPGHCCSFADPLSVNLDGAVTFEAPDLPEETLMEQEHTEILHSLRFTLAFVQLVLEIAALKGSASEGAGGPECQLQESMVADQISLLSREWGFAEQLVLYLKVAELLSSGLQTAIDQIRAGKLCLSSTVKQVVRRLNELYKASVVSCQGLSLRLQRFFLDKQRLLDGIHGVTAERLILSHAVQMVQSAALDEMFQHREGCVPRYHKALLLLEGLQRMLTDQADIESVAKCKLCIERRLSALLTGICA, encoded by the exons ATGGAGCCCGGCCGCGGCGGCACCGAGACCGTGGGCAGGTTCGAGTTCTCCCGCAAGGACCTGATCGGCCATGGCGCCTTCGCGGTGGTCTTCAAGGGCCGCCACCGCGAG AAGCACGATCTGGAGGTCGCAGTCAAGTGCATTAACAAGAAGAATCTGGCCAAGTCCCAGACACTGCTggggaaggaaataaaaatactCAAG GAACTGAAGCACGAGAACATTGTGGCCTTGTACGACTTCCAG GAGATGGCCAATTCCGTCTACCTGGTCATGGAG TACTGTAATGGTGGGGACCTGGCTGACTACCTGCACA CCATGCGGACCCTGAGCGAAGACACCATCAGGCTCTTCCTGCAGCAGATTGCAGGTGCCATGCGGCTGCTGCACAGCAAGGGCATCATCCACCGTGACCTCAAGCCCCAGAACATCCTGCTGTCCAACCCTGGAGGGCGCCGTGCAAACCCCAATCACATCCGCGTCAAGATCG CTGACTTTGGGTTCGCCCGGTACCTCCAAAGCAACATGATGGCAGCCACGCTCTGCGGCTCTCCCATGTACATG GCCCCTGAAGTCATCATGTCCCAGCACTATGATGGGAAGGCAGACCTGTGGAGCATCGGCACCATTGTGTACCAGTGCCTGACGGGCAAGGCTCCGTTCCAG GCCAGCAGCCCTCAGGACCTGCGCCTGTTCTACGAGAAGAATAAGACTCTTGTGCCCGT CATCCCCCGGGAGACGTCGGCACCCCTGCGGCAGCTGCTCCTGGCTCTGCTGCAGCGCAACCACAAAGACCGCATGGACTTCG AGGAATTTTTTCGTCACCCTTTCTTGGACGCCAGTGCCTCCATTAAGAAGT CCCCGCCGGTGCCTGTGCCCTCGTACCCGAGCTCAGGGTCTGGCAGCAGCTCCAGCAGTAGCTCCACTTCTCATCTTGCCTCCCCTCCG TCCCTAGGAGAGATGCCCCACATGCAGAAGACGCTCACCTCCCCAGCGGACACGGCCGGCTTCCTGCACGGCTCCCGGgactctgctggcagcagcaaggACTCCTGTGACACAGATGACTTCGTCATGGTCCCAGCCCAGTTTCCAG GGGACCTGGTGGCTGAGGTGGCCTGTGCCAAGCCCCCGCCGGACAGTCTGCTGTGTAGTGG GAGCTCCCTGGTGGCCTCTGCTGGCCTGGAGAGCCATGGCCGGACcccatctccctctccctctcccacctgcagcagctcccccAGCCCCTCTGG CCGGGCTGGCCCGTTCTCTAGCAGTCGGTGTGGAGCCTCGGTGCCCATCCCGGTCCCCACCCAGGTGCACAACTACCAGCGCATTGAACAGAATCTGCACTCTCCAGCTCTGCCCCAGACGCCCCG GTCCTCTGCCATCCGCAGGTCGGGCAGCACCAGCCCCCTGGGTTTTGCCCGAGCTAGCCCATCTCCTCCATCCCAACCTGATGGAGCTGTCCTGGCCAGGAAGCTGTCCCTGGGTGGAGGCCGGCCCTACATGCCATCTCCTCAAG TTGGAACCATTCCTGAGCGGCCGGGCTGGAGCAAGGCACCTTCCCCACAGGGAGCCGAGATGCGGGCTGGAAGGTCCCCGCGTCCAG GCTCCTCCGTGCCCGAACACTCCCCTCGGGCCCCGGGTCTTGGCTGCCGTCTGCACAGCGCCCCCAACCTGTCCGACTTGCACGTTGTTCGGCCCAAGCTCCCTAAGCCCCCAACGGACCCCCTGGGAGCAGCTTTCAGCCCACCACAGGCCAGCCCTCCCCAGACAGTTCCTGTGCCACAGCCCTGCCGGTCCCTGCGTGGCTCGCCCAAGCTGCCTGACTTCCTGCAGCGCAACCCCCTGCCTCCCATCCTGGGCTCTCCCACCAAG GCCCTGCCCTCCTTCGACTTCCCTAAGGCCCCCAGCTCCCAGAACCTGCTGGCTCTCCTGGCCCGGCAGGGCGTGGTGATGACCCCCCCACGGAATCGGACGCTGCCCGATCTCTCAGAGGTGGGGCCCTTTCAGGGGCAGCAGCTGGGCTCTGGCCTGCGGCCTGCCGAGGACAACAGGGGCCCCTTTGGCCG GTCCTTCAGCACCAGCCGCCTCACCGACCTGCTGCTCAAGGCTGCGTTTGGGACCCAGGCCTCTGACTCTGGCAGCACAGACAGCCTGCAGGAGAAGCCCATGGAGATTG CACCCTCTGCTGGCTTCGGAGGGAACCTGCACCCAGGAGCCCGGGCTGGGGGAGCCAGCAGCCCCTCTCCAGTGGTCTTCACTGTGGGTTCTCCCCCCAGTGGGACCACACCGCCCCAGGGACCCCGCACCAGGATGTTCTCAG TGGGCTCTGCTGGCTCCTCTGCCCGTCACCTGCTGCCCGGGGCCTGCAGTGAGCCTGTCCCTGAGCTCCCTATCCCAGGCCATTGCTGCAGCTTTGCTGACCCCCTCTCTGTCAACCTGGACGGGGCTGTGACCTTTGAGGCCCCTGATCTCCCAGAGGAGACGCTCATGGAG CAGGAGCACACGGAGATCCTGCACAGCCTGCGCTTCACACTTGCCTTCGTCCAGCTTGTCCTGGAGATCGCTGCCCTCAAAGGCAGTGCCAGCGAGGGGGCCGGGGGCCCTGAGTGCCAGCTTCAGGAGAGCATGGTGGCCGACCAGATCAGCCTGCTGAGCCGCGAGTGGGG CTTCGCAGAGCAGCTGGTGCTGTACTTGAAGGTGGCTGAGCTCCTGTCCTCGGGCCTGCAGACCGCCATTGACCAGATCCGGGCTGGCAAGCTCTGCCTCTCATCTACCGTGAAGCAGG TGGTCCGCAGGCTCAACGAGCTGTACAAGGCCAGCGTTGTGTCCTGTCAGGGCCTGAGCCTGCGACTGCAGCGCTTCTTCCTGGACAAGCAGCGGCTGCTGGACGGCATCCATGGTGTCACCGCTGAGAGGCTCATCCTCAGTCACGCTGTGCAGATG GTGCAGTCGGCCGCCCTGGATGAGATGTTCCAGCACCGGGAGGGCTGTGTGCCGCGCTACCACAAGGCATTGCTGCTGCTGGAGGGGCTGCAGCGCATGCTCACGGACCAGGCAGACATTGAGAGCGTGGCCAAGT GCAAGCTGTGCATCGAGAGAAGGCTCTCGGCCTTGTTAACTGGCATCTGCGCCTGA